Sequence from the Fodinibius salicampi genome:
GATGAAAAGTTAAAGTATTTTGAAGGCTTTGAAGATGAAGATGAGTTTTCGTTCAATGAAGAACAGGAAAACATCTCAAAGGAATTTGAAAAACTTCCCCATGCCACCCAGCGTGCTATTGACGAAATGCGCAGAGGTGAAGTTTACTTCCGGTATCCTCAAGACGAAGAATAACCAATGCTATCCGGTAAACGGATTATTTTAGGAGTTTCTGGTGGAATAGCAGCCTACAAGGCTGCTTTTCTTTTACGGGCGTATCAAAAAGCAGGCGCCGAAGTACGCGTAACCATGACGCCCGATGCCCGACGATTTGTAGGCGCAGAAACTTTTGCCTCTCTTTCTAAGCATAGCGTTGCTATTGATATCTTTTCTGAAAACCAAACCACTTCCAATAGCTGGACTAAACACATCGACTGGGGCGAATGGGCCGATCTTTTTGTTATTGCTCCTTGCACAGCGAATACGCTTGGAAAGATTGCCGGTGGACTTTCTGATAATATGCTAACCGCTACCGTCATGGCTGCCCGTTGTCCACTCCTGCTATGTCCCACTATGGATGGTGAGATGTACCGCTCCCCGGCCGTTAAGCGAAACCTGGAAACGCTCAAAAGAGATGGGATTCATATACTGGAACCGGAGGAAGGTTACCTGGCCAGTGGATTGGAGGGTAAAGGACGCCTCCCTAAGATAGAGAATATTTTGGCAAAAAGTCGTGAAATTATCAAGGAGAATCTAAAAGAAGGACTTCTCACCAATAAAAAAGTAGTGGTTACCGCTGGTCCTACCCGGGAATTTATTGATCCGGTACGCTTTATTTCTAATCCCAGTTCCGGTAAAATGGGGGTGGCCATGGCCAGAGCTGCACAAAAGCTGGGTGGCGAAGTCTCTCTTATTCATGGCCCCATTCAAGTTCCAATCCCAAAGGGACTATCCTCTACTGAAATTACATCTGCCCATGACCTTTTTGAGGAAGTAAAAAAGCAAGCGGATGCAGAGGTTATTATTATGGCTGCGGCCGTAGCTGATTTTACACCTGCTGATACTTCTGACCAAAAAGTTAAGAAAGACCAGGCTGATACTTCCCTATCCCTACAAAAAACGCATGATATTTTATCCTGGCTTGGAAAAAACAAGCAAAATGGACAAATACTTATCGGCTTTGCCATGGAAACAGAAAATCTAATTGAACAAGCTAAAAAAAAGAGAGCACGAAAGAAGATCGACTGGATTTTAGCCAATTCTATTGCTAGCAAGGAAAGTGGCTTTGCCACTGATAAAAATACAATCATAGCCCTGAGCGAAGAGTACCAGCAAACCTTTTCCGGTGATAAAGAAATAATCGCCGAACAAATACTAAATATGATTTTCGGCGACAAAGCCTAACTCTACACTAATGATATCTTAAATTTTACCCGAACTGCTTGAGCCGGGCTTATCTGCTTTGATAAAGGTAAATTCAAATTCAGAGCCCCAATCACCACTTTCTATTTCAATTTCTGTTTCTAGTTGTTTGGTTAGGTTTTCTATAAGGGACATCCCCAAGGAAGTTTTTCTCATTTCCTCAAAATTTTCCGGAAGCCCTATACCATCATCCTGGACTTGCACTCGTACCATGTCCTCTTTCTTTGATATCGCCACATCTAGCTGTCCTGAATCTCTACCTTCAAATGCATATTCAAAACTGTTAGTAACTAATTCGTTAACAATTAATGCACAAGGAATAGCCTGATTAATATTAAGCCAGAAATCTTCACTCGATACATTAACGTCGATATCCTTGTCTTCAGGTTGCAAGGTATTGGTAATTACCCGAACGAGTTTCTCAATATAGCTGTCCATTTCAATTTCGGAGAGTGTTTTGGATTGATACAACATCTCATGGACAATAGACATCGACTGAATGCGAAGCTGACTATTTTGCAAATAACTGGCAAGGCGCTCATCATCTACACTCATAACCTGCATTTGTAATAATCCCGATACAATAGCGAGGTTATTTTTAACCCGATGATGAATTTCTTCCAGCAAGATCTTTTTGTCATGCACCGATTGTTTAAGCTTTCGCTCATATTCTTTCTGCTCTGATATATCCATATAGATTCCAAAGCCCGCAATAGGTTCACCATCAAGGTGCACCGGAATAATACTCAGCAACAGGTCGAGCTCTTCTCCATCTTTAGTATATCTTTTGATATCCGTATATAGTCGATTGCCATGCAGTCCATCATTCGACATTTTAGGCGCACCATCTCCGGAGGATAAAACCTCATCGAGATTTTGGCCCAACACTTCCTCTTCTGTATAACCGAAAAGATCTTCAAAGCTTTTATTAATCTTTGATACATTATTCTCTGTATCGACCATAACCATCGCGCTGGGAGCCTGCAGAAACAGATTTCGAAATAGCTCTTCACTCCTGCGAAGCTTTCGTTCATTTTCTTTTTGTTTGGTAACATCTCGGACAACAGCCTGTATATAAATATTTTCCCCAAGACTCACACTATTTAAACTTACTTCAGTATCAATGAGTGACCCGTCTTTACGCTGATGCTGCCAATAAAATACTTGAGGACCTTCGGTAAGGGATTTATTGATAACCTTTCGGGCTTTTTGCAGGGAAGGTTCACCGTCTGGCTGATATTCCGGTGAAAAATCAGCCGGTGTATTGCCTAAAATTTCATTTTTACTGCAGCCAAAAATAGTGCAGACCTGCTCATTGCACTCTATAAAGCGATCTTTTTCCATTAAAAAGATCCCATCATTGGCATTTTCAAACAGCCGCTGGTACCGAAGCTGTATCTTCTTTTGTTCTGTCACCTCTTCCAGGAAGGTAATTACCGATATTAATGCCCCGTCATCGTTCCTGCGTGCTGAAGCATGGACTCTTAAATCAATCAGTTCTGAATTTTTGTCGTATAGTTTAACATCGTAACGAGATTTTTCTTTTTTACCGGATATTAGATAATCCATTTCTTGCTCTACAGTTTCAAGCTCATCGGCTGAATGATAATTAAAGTCATAGGGTGTCTTTCCCATTACTTCTTCCGAGCTGTATCCCATTTTTTCTGCCGCTCGGTCATTCCATTCAATGATCTCGAAATCAGCATTCCATTTTACCATCCCCAACGGACTGTTATTTACATGATGATTCAGCTCGTCAAATGCTTTCTGAGCTTTACGTTCTGCTTCTATCCGCTCCGTCACATCATGAATAAATACCATTCGGGCGTTTACTTCTTCATAGCTATAGGAATGAGAAGAGATTTCTACGAAAAACTGCTCTCCATCCTTTGAGATATGACGCCAAAGATGATTTCTGGATGAAGAATCTTCCTGAATATCTTCTAATGCCTTTTTAGCCCACTTTCTTTGCTCTTCAGGATGTAATTGTGGTATGGTTAATGAAGAAGCTTCGCTCTCTGAATAGCCGTACTTTTTGCAAAACGCCTGGTTTACCTTAAGTACCCGTTGAGAATTCACACCATAAACCAAAACCGGCTTAGGATTTAATTCAAAAAGTTTCCAATCCATCTTTTTTACTGGATGTAATTAAATTTTATTTCAAAACTGTATAACCTAAAACTCCCACTTATACGTTCGATGTGTTTTGTGGTGATAGCAACCGAGCGCCTCCAGACTTCGTTGCATTAGCCAATTTTTTTCGCTCACCCACGCCCCTTCCAGGTATTCCAGCGTTGTAACCTTCTCCCTGGTCAGCTGAATACCCCGGGTAAAGGTCAATGCTTCCAATCCCATTTTCCTGAATTTTGGT
This genomic interval carries:
- a CDS encoding DNA-directed RNA polymerase subunit omega; translation: MSIKTLDIEKLNKNTGNQYELITIMSKRARQIAAQEKLQLDEKLKYFEGFEDEDEFSFNEEQENISKEFEKLPHATQRAIDEMRRGEVYFRYPQDEE
- the coaBC gene encoding bifunctional phosphopantothenoylcysteine decarboxylase/phosphopantothenate--cysteine ligase CoaBC, producing the protein MLSGKRIILGVSGGIAAYKAAFLLRAYQKAGAEVRVTMTPDARRFVGAETFASLSKHSVAIDIFSENQTTSNSWTKHIDWGEWADLFVIAPCTANTLGKIAGGLSDNMLTATVMAARCPLLLCPTMDGEMYRSPAVKRNLETLKRDGIHILEPEEGYLASGLEGKGRLPKIENILAKSREIIKENLKEGLLTNKKVVVTAGPTREFIDPVRFISNPSSGKMGVAMARAAQKLGGEVSLIHGPIQVPIPKGLSSTEITSAHDLFEEVKKQADAEVIIMAAAVADFTPADTSDQKVKKDQADTSLSLQKTHDILSWLGKNKQNGQILIGFAMETENLIEQAKKKRARKKIDWILANSIASKESGFATDKNTIIALSEEYQQTFSGDKEIIAEQILNMIFGDKA
- a CDS encoding PAS domain S-box protein; translation: MDWKLFELNPKPVLVYGVNSQRVLKVNQAFCKKYGYSESEASSLTIPQLHPEEQRKWAKKALEDIQEDSSSRNHLWRHISKDGEQFFVEISSHSYSYEEVNARMVFIHDVTERIEAERKAQKAFDELNHHVNNSPLGMVKWNADFEIIEWNDRAAEKMGYSSEEVMGKTPYDFNYHSADELETVEQEMDYLISGKKEKSRYDVKLYDKNSELIDLRVHASARRNDDGALISVITFLEEVTEQKKIQLRYQRLFENANDGIFLMEKDRFIECNEQVCTIFGCSKNEILGNTPADFSPEYQPDGEPSLQKARKVINKSLTEGPQVFYWQHQRKDGSLIDTEVSLNSVSLGENIYIQAVVRDVTKQKENERKLRRSEELFRNLFLQAPSAMVMVDTENNVSKINKSFEDLFGYTEEEVLGQNLDEVLSSGDGAPKMSNDGLHGNRLYTDIKRYTKDGEELDLLLSIIPVHLDGEPIAGFGIYMDISEQKEYERKLKQSVHDKKILLEEIHHRVKNNLAIVSGLLQMQVMSVDDERLASYLQNSQLRIQSMSIVHEMLYQSKTLSEIEMDSYIEKLVRVITNTLQPEDKDIDVNVSSEDFWLNINQAIPCALIVNELVTNSFEYAFEGRDSGQLDVAISKKEDMVRVQVQDDGIGLPENFEEMRKTSLGMSLIENLTKQLETEIEIESGDWGSEFEFTFIKADKPGSSSSGKI